AACCGCGGGGAGACCGAGAACGGGCGGGCAGGGCGGCTGGGACACCGCGTGCCGACCCCTCCGCGCGGTGCGCACGGAGCCCGCCACCCTCCTGGACCCGTGCACCCGGCCCCGCGGGGTGCACACAGCACAGCCAAGGACACGCCGGGCCGCGCGCTCTCCGCGGGGCGGGTGCAAGGGCCGGGGCAGGGCCTTTGCGCCCGGACCGCCCGCTCCCGCTATAAAGCCGGCCCGCCAGCGCCCAGGCTCCACCACGCCTCCAGCCATCAGCGGTGTGCCTCTTGTGTCGCCTGCTTTGGACTTCCGTCGTCACCTCGACTCCAGATGGACCCCAACTGCTCCTGCTCCGCCGGTAAGGGCCCCCGGCTCTGAGTCTTAGGGTGCAGTTTCCCAGGCCCGGACCGACTGTTCTTGGGGTTAGAAGAGCGACTGTTTTGGACTTGAGCTGAATCCAGTCGTGGGCACGTGCTTTCTCCCCGCGAAGCCCCAGAGAGCATTtccgttctctctctgccccctgtgTTAGAGGGGAGGGTACTGCGGTCACGTCGAAGCCTCCTGTTGGTCGAGGGCTGCTGACCTGGGACACAGTGCTCTGTTCAGGCCTTGGAGCCACCAGCTCttgatgggaggtggggcatTGCCTCTTCGGGGTTCAAGACCACAGGCCCTGGCTCTACTCTTAGCCCTTCGGAAGGCCCGAGACCTTCCGTGTGGAGTTAAAGCCAGAGGGGACCTACCTCTCCTAGCACCGCAGAGACAGGGAGTGGGGCTGCCCTTACCCGCCCTGCGTGAGGAGCGAGCTCCTGGTGCTGGGCACCGACCCGGAGGCCGCAGGGGGCGTGTGTTGCCCACCCACTGTGGCTCCTATGCCGCACTTGTGCTCACCgcggtctctttctctccctggcaGGTGGCTCCTGCACGTGCGCCGGCTCCTGCACGTGCAAAGAGTGCAGATGCACCTCCTGCAAGAAGAGTGAGTGTGGGGTGTTCTCCcaggggggctgggctgggtcAGATGACCCAGCTTCTCTACAtccccttccctcagcccctgacTCAGAATTGGCACTGAAAGTTCCTGCAGATAAGATGGTGGAGTCCCCACCTCATCCCAGAACAGGGCAACCGAGGCCCCTGCAGAGAGGTCAGCAAATCGTGTCAAGGATGCAGCCAGCACCAGAACCTAGGTCTCCTGCCTTCTGAACCCTCCAGCGTCCTGACACTTGATGTTCATGAATTTGATGACCACGTGTGGTGTCTCTGACCTGGTGCAGCCCTTTCCTCTGCAGACAGCCCAGAACTTCCCTGGCCCTCCTGGGCGCTGGTAGGCGGGGGGTGCCCCCTCTCTGACCTTGAGGACTTCCCTCGCGTCACTGTGTGGTTCAGGGGGGCAAAGGACTAGCCTCCATTGTCCCTGGAggccctgtctctgtgtctgcagGCGTTCTGCCCTGTCCTGGAATCAGATGGGGGCAAGGCAGCCTCTTGCTAGGGGGTAGGACCCAGTTGTCTAGGGACAGAGCAGGCCATCCTCAACCCAGGgccctgcagggctgggggcagagctgTGCCGGGCCCGCTGTGGGAAGGGAGGTTCCTGGTGACCCACTTGGGCTCTGACCCACTCGGGCCTTTCTCCCCCaggctgctgctcctgctgcccCGTGGGCTGTGCCAAGTGTGCCCAGGGCTGCATCTGCAAAGGGGCATCGGACAAGTGCAGCTGCTGTGCCTGATGTGGGGGAGCACCTGTTCCAGATGTAAATAGAGCAACATGTACAAacctgcagttttttttttttttactttttcatattaCCATGACCTGTTTGCTACATTCCTGTTTCCATAAAATACATGACTTATAACaaaacttgaataaaataaaagttgaatttaTTCTGGCTCTCTTTTCATGCTTTGGATATAAGGGACCTCATATTCCCCATGGCTGGAGTGGAGGATTGGACCGTAAGTGCAGAGACCTGGGTCCTGGACTCCCAAGTATTAGCCCCTAACACTCTGTGCCTTATGGGAGTCAGGTTACCTCTGAATCAGTTTCTTGGATGAAAATGAAAGTATCTAGATGCCCTAACAGTATGGGGCAAATACAGTTCCCCTCAATTCTTGTGGGAAGTGTTTGTGGTCTACAACTTCTCAATATCTAATTAGGATTCCCTGCTGAGCTTTGATCCTCAGCAATGTTAGGCTTCAGAAGTACTCAGGAGggtcgcctggctggcttaggtggtagagtgtgcaactcttgttttgttttgttttttatttttttaaattttcatccaaattagttagcatatagtgcaacaatgatttcaggagtagatgccttagttcctcttacccatttagcccatcctccctcccacaacccctccagtaaccctcagtttgttcgccatatttatgaatctcttctgttttgtctccctccctgtttttatagtatttttgtttcccttcccttatgttcatctgttttgtctcttaaagccctcatatgagtgaagtcctatgattgttgtctttctctgactgactaatttcactgagcataataccctccagttccatccacgtagctgcaaatggcaagatttcattctttttgatcgcgaagtaatactccattgtgtatatataccacatctttatccattcatccactgtggacatttgggctctttctatactttggctattgttgatagtgctgctataaacatggtgcacgtgtcccttcgaaacagcacacctgtatcccttggataaatgcctagtagtgcaattgctgggttgtagggtagttctatttttagttttcgtgaggaaactccatactgttttccagagtggctgcaccagcttgcattcccaggagtgtgcaactcttgatctcggggtttggAGTTGTaggttcaaggcccacgttgggtgtacagattacttaactaaaatctttacaaaaaaaaaaaagtactttgggGATGGAATCTACCTCCCCACTTGTTTGACTTTTCTTTACAAGGCTTGCTTCTAACACACTTGAAggaccaatttttattttttatttttgagaggagagagagagagagaatgagccaggaggggcagagagagggagagggagaatcccaagcaggctccatactgagagcgaggtgcccaatgtggggctcaaacccacaaaccctgagatcatgaaactgagctgaaatcaagagtcggatgcttaaccgtctgagccatctaggcacctcccaatttttactttctgacatagatttaatttttggcaaaataaattactaagaaaaaactttaaaaggcaCAATTTACAAAACCCATGTTTTGATTCAACAAATTTCCCTCTTGTTTTGaggaacaaaataacaaaacgTTTAAAAACTGCAAACGACACATGTATTCATCAAAGGTGTGAACTGAGCACTAGAAACAATTCACAAGGTGTGTGGACCACATACACCTTGAGTAGCACCGTCTCCAACACCCGCACAGGGAATCCGTCAGTGTTGGCTTGTCTAGTGCCACTGACAGGACACCCAGTACCCCTGAGAGCTCCCTGTTGTGACTTGGCTCTGAGTCTTTGGAAGTTCCTCCCCAGGTCAGGCTGGGATCCGCCCCTACAAAATCTGCCCTTGGCAACTTGAAACCAACAAAGTCACTAGGGAATTGGAGACAATTGCCCAGCCATTTCCCCACAAGAGGGAGGCCATCCAAGAACTGGTTCCAGATGAAGTACTTCATGTCTGTCTGTGCAGGGTGATGGCCAGTCCTGCACTTTGGAAGTCTTTGCGGTGTTTATTAGGCAGGAGAGAGGCCTTGAGTGACTTGTAATTAGTGCCAACGGTTAGTCCCCCGGGGCTCTTTGTGGAGGGAATTGCTACTTGATGTTCAATCAAAGAGAAAGTGAGTCATGTGGCCCTGAATCAGGACCATGCTTGCCTGTGGGTGCCTGGTGTGAAAAGGGGATTTATGAAGCCAGCCCGTGCCCGGAGCATGGGCTTTGCTGTCAGGCAGTCTGGTTCACAGCTTACCTTGCCATTTCTTGGCCATGTGACCTGGGCAAGTTGTTGACACTTACGAAGccctcatttcttcatttgtataaaGGAGATGACATTTCAATGTAAGAAATTAAGTGAGATAGTGTCCTGGCTCCTGGCTAGGGCTTAACAAACAGTGGTCATTAAGGTCACTACAATATTCACACTGACATTTGTGGAGAGAGAATACTTCTAGCTCCCAACATGCTCCAGAGAAAGACTCTTTGGTTTGGAAGTATTACTCTGGAGGCTAGAGATGGGATTAGAAATTTGCTGACCTGGGGCCCAGGGGAGTGTGGATGTCCAGCAATAAGCCCCTAGGGACGGGATGCTGCCACCGCATTTGGACAGACACAAGAATCTTTCCCATCCTTTACGTCGTTTGATCTGTACAGGAAACAGTTAAAAGCGAACATGCAGGGACTGAAGTGATTGTGCCAACaccagagagattaagcaaccagccccaggtcacacagctcctaGTCAGAGTTATTAATTTATATACTACAGCTGACCTCACCCTCTGGCCACCACTGGCTGATCATGATGTCACTGGATGCTAAATCCTGCCTCTCATCATTCAGAGCTGGAAGGGTCCTTTGAGATAGTCTAGTTGTGCCTTATCTGGAGAGATGGGAAACCGAAGCCCAAAGAGGTCACAGAGCTCTGCAGAGGATCTGACTGCCCTCTCAGTGCTCCTCCCACTgctgctctgtgcctctctgtcctCACCTTTCATGCGAAGTCATGGTGCAGGGTGGAGGGTCAGGGCATGATGCTACAGTCAGCCTGCATGAGTGCAACGCCCTCTCGTGTCACTTACAGATGCGTGAGGTAAacctctctgtggctcagtctcCTGCActataaaaggggaaaaatagtagGGCGGTGGCTCTTAGAATGAGAttatttaatacatgtaaagaaatGAGAATGATGCCTAGACACAGTGAGTAATCcataatgttagctattattttattaatagcaTTCATAGCATAAGAGACATTTCTCTACCTCCAGACAAATAAGCCCAGCCTGGTGGGCTTAGCTGCGTGTCCTGTATTGTCTCCATCTACCCAATGAGCATGTGACCAATTGCCCAGAGAGAGTTATCCTCTCTTCTCACACAAGAAGGGTCGGCCCTAGGGATATAAAGCCATGAGCAAGACAGTCCAAATCCTCATAATAGATACAGATGGATGCTTGCCATCTCTGCTGTCCTCTGCAACCGTATcttacttaacattttcttttgaatgattcatattttttgaaatacatttatatgaaaagcaAAGTCTTTTACCACTACTGAAAATGAGAATGAGTTTACTTCCAGACATAGAAGTGTGCTAGAAAAtcatgtatcatatatatatgtatatatatacatatatatgtgattacatatacatatatatcatatattacatatacatatacatatatatatatatatatatatatatatatatatactccttTTGTTTCACTTTGTCACTCCCAAGATTGAGCTTGACACAGTAGAGTGGAGCTAAAGACATATCTCTGGGCCGAAGGGAGGCTTTATCATTTACTTTCTTTCCCTCCAGCAGTGGCTGGAACCATATCCAGGGTACCACCTCCCAGCACCGTGACCCTGGCTTAGCTACCTTAAACTCCATGTGCTGTGTGCACTTTTGCCTTTGGGAAACTGGCTCGTAACTAATGTCCCCTTTATGATTGCtgttaggggggcacctgggtggctcagctggttaagggactgactcttggtttctgttcaggtcacaatctctctgtgagttcgagccccacatcagtctccgtgctgacagtagattgggattctctctctaaccttccctctgcccttcctgtgcttgcgtgtgctctctcaaaataaataaataaacttaaaaagaaattaaaaacataaaggatcACTGGTAGGGTTCAAATAGCCAAGATGAGACACAAGGATGGGAACGGACTAAATGCTATGCAGTTGCCAGGAACGCAAAGAGGGACAGAACCACTTGTCTTACTTTGTTATTGGATGCCGGGTTCACCTATCACATACAAAGATCCCTTCCCATGCTTTGGGCACCTCCATCATGAGTGGGGTGAATTGGCAGGGCTGAGGAAAGCCCCTAGAAAGTTTAGGCGAAGGAGCACCCGGACAAACAGGCCCACACATCCCTTCCGCGGTAGAGGATAGAAAGAACGAAGGGAGTCACAGGCCTGTGCTCACGGCGTTGCTGTGTACAAGACAAACATGCCTTAAGGCCCACAATAGGGGACCTAGACAGGCAATggctggcagggaagggaggaggaagtcaCTAAATACTAGGTAATTCTTGGAATGCTGAAAGGGAAATGACCGCTTTTCTTACTTTGTTATTTAAAGTCAGGTCTCCCTATCACCTAAAAGAATCCCTCCGTTGTGGGCATCTTACCCACTGGGCACCGCCTGGAGTGGGGTGCATCCGCAGGTTGTGGCAAGCCCTGCTTTTAACCCAAAGAAGGGCCCAGACAATCGCGCCCATATATCCTTTCGCTCGTGGAGAACGGACAGAGGCAGTGGTCTGTGCCTGCCAAACGGTGTACCGCATAAAAGGGTCCGAAAGCCCGACGTGAGGCCGGAGAAGAGACATGCCAGGGGAGGCAAAGGTCACGTCCACCCCCCATCCTCTGCACACAACTCTCTCAGGTGGCTCTGCacacccaccctctgccccttgcccccgcCAAGCCTGGGTCTGGAAGGAGAGGCCAGGGTTGCACACGGGCTCCCGGAAAGAGCGACCCCGGGGACACCTGCAGCGGGCCGGGGGTGGGGAAGGCGGCGAGCACACGGGCAGAGAGTTCCCGGAACCGACGGGAACGGGGGGCGGCGGCCAACCGCGGGGAGACCGAGAACGGGCGGGCAGGGCGGCTGGGACACCGCGTGCCGACCCCTCCGCGCGGTGCGCACGGAGCCCGCCACCCTCCTGGACCCGTGCGCCCGGCCCCGCGGGGTGCACACAGCACAGCCAAGGACACGCCGGGCCGCGCGCTCTCCGCGGGGCGGGTGCaagggccggggcggggccttTGCGCCCGGACCGCCCGCTCCCGCTATAAAGCCGGCCCGCCAGCGCCCAGGCTCCACCACGCCTCCAGCCATCAGCGGTGTGCCTCTTGTGTCGCCTGCTTTGGACTTCCGTCGTTACCTCGACTCCAGATGGACCCCAACTGCTCCTGCTCCGCCGGTAAGGGCCCCCGGCTCTGAGTCTTAGGGTGCAGTTTCCCAGGCCCGGACCGACTGTTCTTGGGGTTAGAAGAGCGACTGTTTTGGACTTGAGCTGAATCCAGTCGTGGGCACGTGCTTTCTCCCCGCGAAGCCCCAGAGAGCATTtccgttctctctctgccccctgtgTTAGAGGGGAGGGTACTGCGGTCACGTCGAAGCCTCCTGTTGGTCGAGGGCTGCTGACCTGGGACACAGTGCTCTGTTCAGGCCTTGGAGCCACCAGCACttgatgggaggtggggcatTGCCTCTTCGGGGTTCAAGACCACAGGCCCTGGCTCTACTCTTAGCCCTTCGGAAGGCCCGAGACCTTCCGTGTGGAGTAAAAGCCAGAGGGGACCTACCTTTCCTAGCACCGCAGAGACAGGGAGTGGGGCTGCCCTTACCCGCCCTGCGTGAGGAGCGAGCTCCTGGTGCTGGGCACCGACCCGGAGGCCGCAGGGGGCGTGTGTTGCCCACCCACTGTGGCTCCTACGCCGCACTTGTGCTCACCgcgtctctttctctccctggcaGGTGGCTCCTGCACGTGCGCCGGCTCCTGCACGTGCAAAGAGTGCAGATGCACCTCCTGCAAGAAGAGTGAGTGTGGGGTGTTCTCCcaggggggctgggctgggtcAGATGACCCAGCTTCTCTACAtccccttccctcagcccctgacTCAGAATTGGCACTGAAAGTTCCTGCAGATAAGATGGTGGAGTCCCCACCTCATCCCAGAACAGGGTAACCGAGGCCCCTGCAGAGAGGTCAGCAAATCGTGTCAAGGATGCAGCCAGCACCAGAACCTAGGTCTCCTGCCTTCTGAACCCTCCAGCGTCCTGACACTTGATGTTCATGAATTTGATGACCACGTGTGGTGTCTCTGACCTGGTGCAGCCCTTTCCTCTGCAGACAGCCCAGAACTTCCCTGGCCCTCCTGGGCGCTGGTAGGCAGGGGTGCCCCCTCTCTGACCTTGAGGACTTCCCTCACGTCACTGTGTGGTTCAGGGGGGCAAAGGACTAGCCTCCATTGTCCCTGGAggccctgtctctgtgtctgcagGCGTTCTGCCCTGTCCTGGAATCAGATGGGGGCAAGGCAGCCTCTTGCTAGGGGGTAGGACCCAGTTGTCTAGGGACAGAGCAGGCCATCCTCAACCCAGGgccctgcagggctgggggcagagctgTGCCGGGCCCGCTGTGGGAAGGGAGGTTCCTGGTGACCCACTTGGGCTCTGACCCACTCGGGCCTTTCTCCCCCaggctgctgctcctgctgcccCGTGGGCTGTGCCAAGTGTGCCCAGGGCTGCATCTGCAAAGGGGCATCGGACAAGTGCAGCTGCTGTGCCTGATGTGGGGGAGCACCTGTTCCAGATGTAAATAGAGCAACATGTACAAacctgcagttttgttttttttttactttttcatattaCCATGACCTGTTTGCTACATTCCTGTTTCTGTGAGATATTTGAATGACAATAAATCATCTAGACTCTTCTGGCTCCAGATGTCTACCAGTGTGTTGGGAAGGTGGGACTTGTTTCTAGTTGGGTT
The sequence above is a segment of the Leopardus geoffroyi isolate Oge1 chromosome E2, O.geoffroyi_Oge1_pat1.0, whole genome shotgun sequence genome. Coding sequences within it:
- the LOC123579190 gene encoding metallothionein-2 yields the protein MDPNCSCSAGGSCTCAGSCTCKECRCTSCKKSCCSCCPVGCAKCAQGCICKGASDKCSCCA